One region of Fragaria vesca subsp. vesca linkage group LG4, FraVesHawaii_1.0, whole genome shotgun sequence genomic DNA includes:
- the LOC101298880 gene encoding monothiol glutaredoxin-S2-like, with translation MEAVTKMASERPVVIFSKSSCCMSHSIKTLLSDFGVNPAVYELDEMQRGREIEQVLLRLGCSPSVPAVFIGGEFVGGANEVMSLHLKRSLIPMLKRVGALWV, from the coding sequence ATGGAGGCGGTGACAAAGATGGCGTCCGAGAGACCAGTGGTGATCTTCAGTAAGAGCTCATGCTGCATGAGCCACTCAATCAAGACCTTGCTTTCCGACTTTGGGGTGAACCCAGCAGTGTATGAGCTTGATGAGATGCAAAGAGGGAGAGAAATAGAGCAAGTTCTGTTGAGGCTCGGATGCAGCCCATCTGTGCCGGCTGTGTTCATTGGTGGCGAATTTGTTGGCGGAGCCAATGAAGTGATGAGTCTTCATCTTAAGCGCTCCTTAATCCCCATGCTTAAGCGCGTTGGTGCATTATGGGTTTGA